In one Dreissena polymorpha isolate Duluth1 chromosome 7, UMN_Dpol_1.0, whole genome shotgun sequence genomic region, the following are encoded:
- the LOC127839613 gene encoding C-type lectin BfL-2-like — MEIKVCVIFVSLVIGVNCNQRNVQFAEDTALSGFKCSATEQIGDVILAQSILMCTRVCARTDGCKSVFYKHSECVRCRSRYRKAGDARLMPMAGSVSYRTVVRCNPGWLSLLDSCYLWNSSTLMTFNQTKDYCSSLGVSAHVLYIDSAEEKDVASNFLPEIAVSDRKAWIGIQLKNKTWISSIDGKLVAYFNWALGEPENFGEDCAFTSGPALWRWGDATCTGLRQVVCERDM, encoded by the exons atggaAATCAAGGTTTGTGTCATATTTGTTTCGCTGGTAATCGGTGTCAACTGCAATCAAAGGAATGTTCAGTTTGCAGAGGATACTGCTCTTTCGGGCTTCAAATGTTCAGCTACGGAACAAATTGGCGATGTAATTCTGGCACAGTCTATTCTGATGTGCACTCGCGTATGCGCTAGAACCGACGGCTGCAAGTCGGTATTTTACAAACATTCTGAATGCGTTAGATGCCGTTCTCGATACAGGAAGGCTGGCGATGCAAGGCTGATGCCTATGGCGGGAAGTGTCAGCTACAGAACCG TTGTGCGCTGTAATCCGGGATGGCTGTCGCTCCTGGACTCGTGCTATCTGTGGAATTCGTCCACACTGATGACCTTTAATCAAACAAAG GATTATTGCTCGAGTCTTGGTGTTAGTGCGCACGTCCTGTATATTGATTCGGCCGAGGAAAAAGATGTCGCTTCAAACTTCCTGCCAG AAATTGCCGTATCTGACAGAAAGGCTTGGATAGGCATCCAGTTGAAAAATAAAACGTGGATCTCGTCCATTGACGGCAAATTGGTTGCGTACTTTAATTGGGCGTTGGGTGAGCCGGAAAATTTCGGAGAAGATTGCGCTTTCACGAGTGGACCTGCCCTATGGCGATGGGGAGATGCTACGTGTACCGGTCTAAGACAGGTCGTCTGTGAAAGAGACATGTAG